GGTCGGCGCCAGGCTGTTGACGCGGATGTCGTTCTTGGCCCCCTCGATGGCCAGGGTCTGCATCAGCCCGACCAGCGCCATCTTCGCCGCGCCATAATTGGCCTGGCCGAAGTTGCCGTACAGACCCGACGACGAGGTGGTCATCACGATCCGGCCATAGTTCTGTTGGCGCATGATCTCCCACACCGCCTTGGTGCAGTTGACCGCCCCCATCAGGTGGACGTCGAGCACGAAGCGGAAGTCGTCCAACTCCATCTTGGCGAAGGATTTGTCGCGCAGCACGCCGGCGTTGTTCACAAGGATGTCGACCCGACCCCATTTGGCCGCCGCCTGATCGACCATGGCCTGAACGGCGGTGAAGTCGGTGACGGAGGCGGCATTGGCGATGGCTTGCCCGCCCGCCGCCTCGATTTCCGCGACCACGGCCTCGGCCGCCGTCGCCGATCCGCCCGAGCCGTCGCGCGCGCCGCCCAGATCATTGACCACCACCTTGGCGCCCCGCGCCGCCAGCGCCAGAGCATGCTCCCGGCCCAGGCCGCCGCCCGCCCCCGTCACGATCGCCACCTGTCCGTCGAACCGTATCGCCATAATCGCTTCCCTTCGCAGGCGCCCAATGTGTTGAAACGGCGCCACAGTCGTCACAATCCTAACCTGAGTGCGGAACCGTGCGCCAGCCACGCCGTTCGGTCGGGTGAATGCTGTGCTAGTGCGCAGCTTCGCGCATTCACACAGTGAGGAAGCTATGAAGCTCAAACTTCTCGCCTCCGTCGCCGCGGCCGGACTGTTCGCAGCCGGCGCCGCATCGGCGGAACCCAATGGTTGGTACGGCGCCATCGACGCCGGTTACCACATGATCGACGACATCAACGCCGAGTCGTCGACGACCGGCGCCAACTGGAACTATGAAGTGAACAACGGCTGGGCCGCCTTTGCGCGCCTGGGCTATCGCTTCAACCCCAACTGGCGCGTCGAGCTCGAAGGCGGCTACCGCTCGGGCGACATCGGCAAGGTCCGCGCCGTTTCCGGCACGCAAGGCCTGTGCAACCTGACCCCGGCGACGGGCGGTTGCTTCTCGCCGGAAGGCGACATCGAATCCGCCACCCTGATGGCCAACGTCATCTATGACTTCGGCTACGAAGCCTGGGGCATCCGTCCGTTCGTGGGTCTGGGCGCCGGTGTGAACCGCGTCAACGTCGACACCGTCGGCGCGCTGCGCGCCAACCGTCTGGCTGCGTTCGCCGCTGACGACAGCTCGACCAAGTTCGCCGCTCAGGCGATCGCCGGTCTGGCCTGGGCGATCAGCGACCGCGCCAACATCGACCTGACCTACCGCTATCTGACGGGCGACGCCTCGTGGGATTCGACCACGGCCGGCACCGGCGTGGGCGCCACGTCGTTCGGCACCTGGGATGGCGACTATGATCAGTCGCACACCGTGACCCTGGGTCTGCGCTACAGCTTCGGCGCTGAAGACGCGCCGCCGCCGCCGCCTCCCCCGCCCCCGCCCCCGCCGCCGCCGCCGCCGCCTCCGCCGCCTCCGCCGGCTCCGGTCGCTCAGACCCCGGTCGCTCGCCAGTTCGTGGTCTACTTCGACTGGGATCGCTCGGACCTGACGGCGGAAGCCCGTTCGGTGGTGACGCAGGCCGCCAACTACGCCAAGTCGGGTCGTCCGACGCGCGTCCTGATCGTCGGCTACACCGACACCTCGGGTTCGGCCGCCTATAACCTGGGTCTGTCCAACCGTCGTTCGCGCACCGTCGCGGACGCCCTGGTGGCTCAAGGCGTCAACGGCGGCGTGATCGCCCTGGACGGCAAGGGCGAGACCAACCTGGCCAAGCCCACCGCCGACGGCGTGCGTGAACCGCTCAACCGCCGCGCGACCATCGACATCAACTTCTAAGACCCAATGGAAAGCCGGTCTGGACACCAGACCGGCGATCTAGAGGATCGATGAAGACGTCGATTTCGAAACCGGAAGCCGTCGTCGTCTCAAGGGCGGCGGCGGCTTTTGTGCGATTAAGTCACAGTCGGCAGTCCCATTTTTGGAAACGTCGCCTGGATCCATCTTTCCTGTTGATCGCGTGGAACCAGCGCGACACAAGGCAAGGAATGACTGCCTTGTTTGAACGTCCTGATTGCATTGTTCGCGGCCGCGAGTCGGTGGATAAGGTCGGATCGTTCGCGGGCAGGCCGGTCAGATGACGAATCTCAGATCGTCTTCTCGAATGCTTTCGGCGCGCCGTCGTCGCCGTTATCGTCTGCGTGCGGACACGGAGCAGCGTCACACGGTTCTGCGCGTTCGATCTGTGCAAACGGCCGATTCCGCGACGATTTCAGCCTTCCCCGCGCCGACGCCCCGCGCGCGCGATGGTCTGGAAGGTCGCCGCTTTCTGATCGTCTCGGCGCCCTTCGGCGCCTTCGGCATGGCTCTGGCCGGCGTGCTGGAAGGCCGGGGCGCCCGCGTCGATCGCATGATCTTCAACGCTGGCGATGCGATGAACTGGCGTCGCGCGGGCGGGGTTCGCTTCAAGGGCACGGCGCAGGCGTGGGCGGACGGGATTTCAGCCCTCGACGCCTATAGCGACATCATCGTCTTTGGCGAGGCGGGTCCCTATAATCGCGCGGTGTTGGCGGCGGCCGACGCCCTGTACGCACGCATCTGGGTGCTGGAGAACGGCTATTTCCGCCCGGACTGGATCACGGTGGAGCGCAACGGCGTCAACGGGTCCAGCGCCCTGCCGCGCTTCCGCGACGGCTATCCCGAACCCGCGCCTCATCTGCCCGAGCCGCATCAAGTCGGCAAGATTCTGCCCCACCACGTGGCCAATATCAGCGCCTATCATACAGCCCAGGTCCTGGGCGGCGCGCTGTTTCCGAACTACGCGGCCCCCTATGTCTTTTCTCCGCTGAAACAATGCGCGGGTCATATCCGCCGCTACGTCAGCCTGGCGTTCCGCCGTCCCGAAAACTGCGACGCCGATCTCATCAGGGCCAAGGGCGACTTCTTCATCGCCTGTCTTCAGCGCGAGGGCGACGCCCAGCTGCTGCGCTATTCGCGCTATGCCGACAACACCGCCTTCCTGGCGGCGGTCATCAAGAGCTTCGCGGAACAGGCGCCCGGCGCCAGCCGGCTGGTGGTCAAGAACCACCCCCTCGATCCGGGCGTCATCGACCTGCGCAAGGTGGCTCTGCGCCTGGCGCGCGAGCATGGACTGGAGGGGAGGGTCGACTTCATCGACGGCGGCAATCTGGCGGCCCTGTGCCGGGCGTCGCGGGGCATGGTGGTCAACAACTCCAGCGCCGCCTTGTCGGCCCTGGGCTTCCACACGCCGGTCAAGGTGATGGGCGACGCCTTCTTCGATTTCGAGGGACTGACCGACCAGCAGTC
Above is a genomic segment from Candidatus Brevundimonas colombiensis containing:
- a CDS encoding SDR family NAD(P)-dependent oxidoreductase; its protein translation is MAIRFDGQVAIVTGAGGGLGREHALALAARGAKVVVNDLGGARDGSGGSATAAEAVVAEIEAAGGQAIANAASVTDFTAVQAMVDQAAAKWGRVDILVNNAGVLRDKSFAKMELDDFRFVLDVHLMGAVNCTKAVWEIMRQQNYGRIVMTTSSSGLYGNFGQANYGAAKMALVGLMQTLAIEGAKNDIRVNSLAPTAHTRMTEDLGAALPLEALEPSLVTPGLLYLVSRDAPTRAILAAGAGGFERAYVTLTQGDFITGADAPEQVAARFDAISDREGEIVPEMGAAQGMIELTKAQKAHS
- a CDS encoding capsular biosynthesis protein; translation: MQTADSATISAFPAPTPRARDGLEGRRFLIVSAPFGAFGMALAGVLEGRGARVDRMIFNAGDAMNWRRAGGVRFKGTAQAWADGISALDAYSDIIVFGEAGPYNRAVLAAADALYARIWVLENGYFRPDWITVERNGVNGSSALPRFRDGYPEPAPHLPEPHQVGKILPHHVANISAYHTAQVLGGALFPNYAAPYVFSPLKQCAGHIRRYVSLAFRRPENCDADLIRAKGDFFIACLQREGDAQLLRYSRYADNTAFLAAVIKSFAEQAPGASRLVVKNHPLDPGVIDLRKVALRLAREHGLEGRVDFIDGGNLAALCRASRGMVVNNSSAALSALGFHTPVKVMGDAFFDFEGLTDQQSIDGFWSAPQAPDTALFTRFRAHVIAQSQVNGNFHEPHAILPTARGVADVFERAAR
- a CDS encoding outer membrane beta-barrel protein; translated protein: MKLKLLASVAAAGLFAAGAASAEPNGWYGAIDAGYHMIDDINAESSTTGANWNYEVNNGWAAFARLGYRFNPNWRVELEGGYRSGDIGKVRAVSGTQGLCNLTPATGGCFSPEGDIESATLMANVIYDFGYEAWGIRPFVGLGAGVNRVNVDTVGALRANRLAAFAADDSSTKFAAQAIAGLAWAISDRANIDLTYRYLTGDASWDSTTAGTGVGATSFGTWDGDYDQSHTVTLGLRYSFGAEDAPPPPPPPPPPPPPPPPPPPPPPAPVAQTPVARQFVVYFDWDRSDLTAEARSVVTQAANYAKSGRPTRVLIVGYTDTSGSAAYNLGLSNRRSRTVADALVAQGVNGGVIALDGKGETNLAKPTADGVREPLNRRATIDINF